The genomic segment CACCCAAGATGCACATGAAGCCTGGTGGGCAATGTCAAACAGCTGGGTCCTCAGCAGCAGCGCGGCCCAGGCATGGGGCAACCACAGCCAAGCCCAAAGccaccttttttccccagtttctcactttttttcctcccccctgcCATGCACCCTCCCCAGCAGCACATGCTCtgctcagtttctttcttccttggcTTTCTGCAAGCTCTGGCCACAACTAACGGCAGCTCTAGGTCCCTCCTGGCAAGTGCCAAGGTCCCAGTGAGTAGGACCAGGCACCCCGAGTAGGACGTGGCTCTGGAGCATGGCAGGAGAGCTTGCCCAGGGCAAACAGCATCAAAGCAGGGTCACAGCCCCTTTGTCAGACCCTGGATAAGGCTGGAAAGAGCCCTCgagctctcctcctcctccctctcctgcggagcttctgccagctgcagggctgAAGCTGCAGCCGTTCCTGGGCTCTGTTGGTCCATCTTCACCTCAATGCCCAGCTCGCCACGATCTTGGCACCGAGCTGAGCGTGTCTCAGCCAGCTCAGGTGGTTTTCAGCTTGAGAACCTTGGAAAGCGGCTCCTTGGCGCTAGAGTAGAGGAGGTAGGAGCCCTCGGCAGTGTGGAATGCCTCCCAGTCTCTGCAGCCGACAGTGGGGAGGTGGTGGGCCGCCACGAAGCCTTCATAGCCTTGCCACCTGCGCAGGGAGGGCAGTTAGCTCATGAGCCACAAGCTGGGCACCTTGAAGGGGGCAGAAGAGCCAAGCCATGGGGCCGACACCTCCAACCTCCTCGCTGCGGTTCAGGTTGGGATGTCCCTCACTGGGGCTTTTTCATTCCTGCCCAGGAACCTCTCCAGAAGCAGGGAGCAGTGCTGCCTGTCTCCcttggcagaggcagcagcacctgcagagGTTGTCCCCATGCTGGGGTCCCAGCAGGGTCATTCCTGCTGGGAACAGCCACCCAACCACCCAACGCTGCTCCCCTCCCACAGCAGTACCTGTAGATAATACTGTTAACGGAGAAGGTGAAGCCATCGAAGGAGTTTGCTACCACCAGAAAAGAGTCATCTCCTACTGAGAAGAACTCCCAGTCCAGGGCGCTGGGGGAGCAAGCAGAGGGGCAGGTGAGGCAGCCAAGGAAGGGGCTACGTGTCCACAGAGCTCAGCCCATCCCACCCCAATCTCTGTCACCCTGACAGTACAGAGAAAACCTAACTCTTCCCAGGGTGTTCCTGAAAGGAAATCTACCCTTGCTCCCAAATCTAGGGTTTTCTCCTAGCTCCCACTGGGATTTGGTACCAGGGATTTGTCACCCATTGCCTTCCCCACCAGTCTCAGCTTCTGGAAATGTGCAAGCCCTCATGAACCCTCCAGGAGACCCCCAGGTTGCTCAGGGGAAGGACGTGGACAGAGGGGCACCCTTAGGTACCTGTAGGTGAGAAGGTCCTGGAATTTGACAAACATCTGGGCAGTGATGTTCAGCTCATAAATGGAGGAGTTGATGGCGTAGAAGTTAGAGGGTGCTGCCATCCCGCTGTCGTAGCTGTGGCTGTTGGCAACAGCCAGGAAGACTCTGTCCCCAATATGAAAGACCTCCCAGTCAGCAGCACCGAACGTCTGTGGGGAAAGAAACCACGTGAGAAGCTGGATGCAGACAAGACTTTGCAagccaaggatgctgcgaggcGTGGGGGGACCCACTGGGGAAGTTACCCACTCCTAAAGCCCTTCAAGGGCAAAAATAAACCTTGCTTCACTGATCCCCGTGGGACAATCGGTAGGAAACTATGACTACCTTTCCAGAGGACTGATGAGCATCTGTATCTAACAACTAACGGCCTTAAGCTGGGGTCAGGGGacgtttagattggacattaggaataaGTTCTCCACAGAAGGGGTgctcaggccctggcagaggctgcccaggaggtgatggagtccccatccctggagaggtttaatagatgggtggatgaggtgcttcAGGATCTGATTTAAtagtgggcaggtatggttggatttgatgatctcaaaggtcttatccaccctaatgattctgtgattctatgacttcctGGCTTGTCTGAACCCAGAGTGGGGACCAAGCAGTGTAGTTTGATCAGTGGCCAAGCCTTACCAGGATAGActggaagagctggaaagagCCACTGAGCCAGATGTAGATGTGTGAGTAGATCTTAGTGGACGTGCCATTGAAGGTGTTAGCCACCGCCAGGAAGGAATATGGCCCGATGGTGAAAAATTCCCAGTCATAGGCTCCAGAGGTAGGGATGGTCTGGTTGGTTTCAAACAACCCTGTCCTGGGGTTCCACCTGTATATCACGCTGTCTACATTGTGGTTGTTCCCTGgaggagacagacagacagatgtgCACCGTGAAGAAAACGAACACGTTGCTCGCATAAGAAACAAGACCCAGAAAAGGGCTCAGCTACACAACTATTTGTCAGCAGGTTGCTGAGCTGTTTGCTGTTGACTGGGGGCTCCCCAAGATGCAGCCAAGGAAACTCAAGAGCCTCCATCCCCACTGGCAGCTGTTTCCAAGTGGCAGCTTTGCAGCAGCCTCCGGcaggggagggatgggagggTGCTGAGTCCCCACACGGTGTCCATGTGTAGTGGGGCAAGACCTAGTTGAATCTCTAAGCCCTGACCTCATGGGCTGTCACCACCCTTTGCACACAAGCTCGCACATCTGGGTGGGACAGAACAGCTGGAATGGCACCACACTGATGTTTTCCAGCATCCCTTCGCTAAGCCCCTGTGCATAGCTCCTGAGCGCTGGAGCTGACCTGGGACCTTCGTATGCTGATCCTCACTGATGGCACGAGCTCCagaaagagggaggagatgCCGCAGCCCACCTCATGCTGAGCCCATCAGCACCAAAGCATGTGCTCCATCCACGTCCTGGGCTCTGCTCAAGCATCTTGACCTCATGTGTGCGTGGGACCCAACTGGCTTCAACACTAAAGGCCAAACCTTTCTGCACCTTCAGCCTGGCATGATCCCTCCAGCCAGAGATGTTCCTCTAATAAAAAGCTGGCTTCGTTGGGACAGGAGGGGAGCACTTTCCACCCCACGCTCATTAAGCACTGTTCTGCTTAGTTTGGCCCCACTGGTTTTAACAGGTTTATGGTCAATCCTCATTGCAATAGAGGAGACTTTGGTAAGAAGGGCTTCAAGAACAATAGGGTGTGCGGGAAATGGCCACATGGGTAAGTGGCAGCTCCTCAGGGACAGAGCCTCCACCCCCTCCCTAAGGGGCACATCCCCCATTTGACTTGACTTTGGTGGTCTAAACCCCTGTGCGATGTGCACGGCTGCCCAAGGGACCTTTCTGATGCCACTGCTTGGGGAGTAGGTCTTGTCCAAACTGGCTGTGGTGAGGTCCAACGGGTCACACCGGGAGTTTCTAGCCCAGTTCCCAGGCAGCTGGAGCCCAAGCAACCTGTCACCAGCTTTGAGCCTGGTGCCAGAGGAGCCGATGCTTCAAGAGCCAGCCCTGACAGCAGGGAACGAGCAATCCAGCATCTGAACCTGGCCTGGAGCATCCTGGAGAGCCAGAGCCATGGTATCAACTCATTCATCCCAATGCCGAGGGTCCATGCCCCAACCCATGACTACTCATGGTTCGGGAGGGGAATGAGGCTGGATTACGTCTGCaggtgcccagggagggagggaggtcAGCAGGTTCTCACTTCCCTCAGTTCCCCATATGCCCACAAGCCCAAGTATTTGTCTTCTCAACAGGCACAGCCCCTGCAGACCCTCGCAGCTGCCCTCAACACCCCACCACTGggggaaacaaaggaaaagaagcagagagattCAGCAAAGACACCATCCCCACTCCTGTCCTTATCCCCCACAGTTAGAAACCCAGAGAGGGGCTGTGTCAACCACTGCCCCGAGTGCTTTTCTCTCCTAGAATGAGAGGGTCTGCAAGGGTTCAGGCTTCCTGAGGGATGCCGATTCCCCAGCTTTGCCCTGCACACCGGCAGAGGATGTGCAGGAACTGCAGTGTTTCCACAGCAACGGGAGGATGCTCTCGAGCAGGGTGGTGGGGTATCGCGGTCCCCAATGTCACCCCAGGGCTGTCTGCTCAGGCTGAGAGAGAACATGAGGGCTCGGTACCTTCTCTGTGGTTGACCACCGCGAGGAAAGCCTCTCCCTCAATGACAAACGCCTCCCAGTCCCTAGCGCTGTGTGTGGTGATTCTCTGGTAGGTGatgaatttctctttcctgcgGCTCCACTTGTAAATTACAGAGAACTCCTGACCCCGGGCATTCTGCTCAAAATTAGCCACTGCTAGGAagatctgaaaaataacaagcCAGGACATCTtggttttctcctttcaaaAGGTGCAGAGAAGCACAAGAAGGGTGAAGATGGGATGCAGGGCTagggatggaggtggtggtgtgggGCAAGCTGAGCTCCCCAAGCAGCCCCATGCACCTAAAGTGGGGTCAAGGACCCAATGGCCCATGGGGTGTTTGTGCATGGCAGGGACAAACCTCACAGCCACAGCCTTGGAGCCGAGCAGGACAGCTGCGTGCTCGTGTCCCACCAACTGCAGGAACGGGGAGCACAGCCGTGCTGGTGAAAgcctggggcaggagggggctCCGAGCTTCCAGACCTCCCTCATGAGGAGAGGTTgttcagaggaaaaatcagcTATGACAATGATAATGGCAACAATTCCATGagacaaaacattttccagacCAAGAACCACCCTCTACAACTGCTGTGGACGagtgtgcagcagcagaggtggccTCGCGCAAGGCAGGGAGCACATCTGAGCTAGTGGGATGTTCCCAGAGGTGTGGGATGCTGGTTCCACCACCCCAGCATGTTTTGTATGGCCAGTTTGGGCTACAAAGAAGCACCAGAGGCAGAAAACGGTCAAGGCAGTCTCCTGCCTAGCGCAGAACAGCAGTTCTGCATCCTGCAGAGAGGACATTTCGACATGGGCACTCGCTCCATCTGAGGCAGGAACAGGCAGAGCCTgctagaaatcatagaataattaaggttggaaggggccttaaagatcatcaagttctaccctctgccatgggcagggacacctcccactggatcaggggctccaaggcccatccaacctggccttgaacccctccagggatggggcagccaccactgctctgggcaacctgggccagggcctcaccactctcatggtgaagaaattcttccttatgtccagtctaaatgaGCCCCAACATATGGGAAGATCCAACTCCAGCAGCAGGCTTTGGAGGCCAACCTCACACACATCCTGGagagccctggcagagggatTTGAGCACTTTGGACGAGCTGCCAGCATCAGCCACTGAAAAGGGCCTGGGTGGAGGCAGCTACACCTTGGCAAAGCCAGTAAAACACAGAGGGCACCCACAGATCAAGATGATCCAAGgtctggagcccctctgctgtgaggatgggctgagagagttggggttgttgagcctggagaagagaaggctgtgcagagaccttagagcagcttccagtgctgaaaggggctccaggaaagctggggaggggatttttccaagggcctggagtgatgggatgggaggaatggctttaaattgaaaggggaaagatttagattaggcataaacaggaaatttttcacgctgagggtggggaggccctggcccagggtgcccagagcagtggtggctgccccatccctggaggggttccaggccaggttggatggggcttggagcccctgatccagtgggaggtgtccctgccatcGCAAGGcggttggaattagatgattttaaggtccctcccaactcaaaccattctatgaccaGTCCCTAGAACAGACCCTTAGCAGCTGCTCATGAGTATCCGTGTGACCCCatcagagacagaagagaaagattCACCCCCTAAATCATACCTGAGCCTCAGGGCTTcagaggagaaggcagcacagTTTAATACACTGAAATATGAAGGCACTTAAGTTTTCAGGCAGACTCACCTTCTTCCCAATGGTGAAATACTTCCAGGCCTGAGCTTGGTAGGTGGGGATGTTCTGGTAGGGTACAAACTTCCCATCGGTCCACTTATAGATGGCCGATCCCGGTGGGGTGTACCGGTTGGCAGTGGCAGCGAACAATCCCACCTTTGGGATGGTGAAGACCTCAATGCCCATCGTCTCCGAGTTGGTCACCAGGTTCTGGTACTCCTCCACGTAGTCCAGCCTGTGTTTGACTAAGATATCACAACAAAAGAGGCGTGAGGTGAAACCTGGGGGACCCTGCTTGGAGAGGTACCCCACGTGGAACAGCAGAGCGGCGCTTGCTGCTCTGTGGAGCTTTACAGGGCAAGAAATGAAGGTCCTGGTGTCACTGGTGAAGGGCCAAGATCCTAGAGGGTGAGAAAAGGCCTGACTTCATCTAGTCAGGTTGCACATCCAACCCCATCCACCTCTTTCTGCTCTCCAGTGGAAGGCAGGACGGCCAAGTGCTCTGCTGAGCATTCTCCTACACTGTGGGTTTTAACTGCGGCTCAAGAAGTGGGATGATATGTTTATCCTAGAAAgaacaaagaggaggagaagccaAGACCTATATTGAAAGGGCCTGGGCTGCTGAGACCAGCTGGGGTAACCTGTACCCACCCGCAGCAGCCCTGGTGGTTTCTCTGGCTGGAGTCAGCACGAGCTCTGGGAGAAGTTAGGGGAGATTCAGACAGAATTAATGCCATAAATTAGAATAGAAACCCTAAGAGCAGTCCCCACCGCAAACTGGTGGACACTGGAAGGGACAAGTAGCACCAGAAAGGCTACAAGAAGGGCCAGTGTTGGTGGCACTGAGGGGCACAGGTCGGCAAGATCTCAGCATGAGGTCTCCTTGGGAAAACAAGGACAAGGTGCCAACCCTGGCGACTTCCAGTGGCTGGG from the Cuculus canorus isolate bCucCan1 chromosome 9, bCucCan1.pri, whole genome shotgun sequence genome contains:
- the TSPEAR gene encoding thrombospondin-type laminin G domain and EAR repeat-containing protein isoform X1, translated to MSALLLLWVVLFHWATSEGFVQGARTWQHCTDLRPLDILSEVVPAGRLARGMRVFQVQGMRGFQLSASKPRALGFPASRLFIHCDRFPEEFSIIITLRVLSIPSKRNEYVFTLMAEESPSVLVGLRYAPEKLHFLFWSQEHAGGWQTRVTFPNVSLSDNQWHTLILAVSGQSFSLTVDCSIPKDMVVETPFPASLSVKRASFYLGNRRRRKGVFTGLLRQLVLLPGADATPRICTAMNFKVAMLSVPTMLQDLPAKPVSNEVLEYPYETDTKVTLGSRPPCTKQEKAQFWFNASRRGLFLCNGSAWVSMLEVKHRLDYVEEYQNLVTNSETMGIEVFTIPKVGLFAATANRYTPPGSAIYKWTDGKFVPYQNIPTYQAQAWKYFTIGKKIFLAVANFEQNARGQEFSVIYKWSRRKEKFITYQRITTHSARDWEAFVIEGEAFLAVVNHREGNNHNVDSVIYRWNPRTGLFETNQTIPTSGAYDWEFFTIGPYSFLAVANTFNGTSTKIYSHIYIWLSGSFQLFQSILTFGAADWEVFHIGDRVFLAVANSHSYDSGMAAPSNFYAINSSIYELNITAQMFVKFQDLLTYSALDWEFFSVGDDSFLVVANSFDGFTFSVNSIIYRWQGYEGFVAAHHLPTVGCRDWEAFHTAEGSYLLYSSAKEPLSKVLKLKTT
- the TSPEAR gene encoding thrombospondin-type laminin G domain and EAR repeat-containing protein isoform X2, translating into MSALLLLWVVLFHWATSEGFVQGARTWQHCTDLRPLDILSEVVPAGRLARGMRVFQVQGMRGFQLSASKPRALGFPASRLFIHCDRFPEEFSIIITLRVLSIPSKRNEYVFTLMAEESPSVLVGLRYAPEKLHFLFWSQEHAGGWQTRVTFPNVSLSDNQWHTLILAVSGQSFSLTVDCSIPKDMVVETPFPASLSVKRASFYLGNRRRRKGVFTGLLRQLVLLPGADATPRICTAMNFKVAMLSVPTMLQDLPAKPVSNEVLEYPYETDTKVTLGSRPPCTKQEKAQFWFNASRRGLFLCNGSAWVSMLEVKHRLDYVEEYQNLVTNSETMGIEVFTIPKVGLFAATANRYTPPGSAIYKWTDGKFVPYQNIPTYQAQAWKYFTIGKKIFLAVANFEQNARGQEFSVIYKWSRRKEKFITYQRITTHSARDWEAFVIEGEAFLAVVNHREGNNHNVDSVIYRWNPRTGLFETNQTIPTSGAYDWEFFTIGPYSFLAVANTFNGTSTKIYSHIYIWLSGSFQLFQSILTFGAADWEVFHIGDRVFLAVANSHSYDSGMAAPSNFYAINSSIYELNITAQMFVKFQDLLTYSALDWEFFSVGDDSFLVVANSFDGFTFSVNSIIYRCPACGS